One region of Camelina sativa cultivar DH55 chromosome 6, Cs, whole genome shotgun sequence genomic DNA includes:
- the LOC104792229 gene encoding nuclear transcription factor Y subunit A-4 encodes MTSSVHELSDKNDSHGKQEERPDSQTRPPVPSGRSSESIDTTSAYSEPVAHGLYPYPDPYYRSVFAQQQYLPHPYPGVQLQLMGMQQPGVPLQCDAVEEPVFVNAKQYHGILRRRQSRAKLEARNRDIKSKKPYMHESRHLHAIRRPRGCGGRFLNAKKKNGEHKEEGEEEESSDENTSEASSSLRSEKSAIAASARNGRS; translated from the exons ATGACTTCTTCAGTTCATGAGCTTTCTg ATAAGAATGATAGTCATGGGAAGCAAGAAGAACGTCCTGATTCCCAAACCCGACCACCGGTTCCTTCAGGACGAAGTTCTGAATCTATTGATACAACCTCTGCCTACTCAGAGCCCGTG GCACATGGGCTCTACCCGTATCCAGATCCTTACTATAGAAGCGTCTTTGCACAGCAACAGTATCTTCCACATCCCTATCCTGGG gtCCAATTGCAGTTAATGGGAATGCAGCAACCAGGGGTTCCATTGCAATGTGATGCAGTAGAGGAGCCTGTTTTTGTTAACGCAAAACAATACCACGGTATACTCAGGCGCAGGCAATCCCGGGCAAAACTTGAGGCACGAAATAGAGACATTAAGTCAAAGAAG CCGTATATGCATGAATCTCGTCATTTACATGCTATAAGACGGCCAAGAGGATGTGGTGGTCGGTTTCTCAATgccaagaagaaaaatggagagCACAAGGAggagggggaggaggaggaatcCTCTGATGAGAACACTTCAGAAGCAAGTTCCAGCCTCCGGTCGGAGAAATCAGCCATTGCTGCTTCTGCTCGTAATGGTAGATCTTGA